A stretch of DNA from Paenibacillus albus:
CGCATTCATCGGCATGTCGCTGCTCGCAAGCTTCACGTTCATGATGATTATCCAGTTCCTTGTTACACTGCTGGATAATCCGGGCCGCTTCGTCTCCGTCATCCTGCTTATCCTGCAGCTGACAGGCAGCGCCGGCACTTATCCATCCGAGCTTGTGCCGTCCTGGCTGCAGCATGTTGGCGATTGGCTGCCAATGACTTACACGATCAAAGCGTTCCGCGAAATCGTCACAGGCAATGAGCTCGAGATTACAGGCAGCATGGCGATCCACGTCGCACTGTTCGCAGTTGTCTCCGCAGTGTTGACGCTGCTCGTCTTCATCATGATGCACCGCAAGGAGAAACGCCAAGGTGCAGCACCGATCGAGCTGACAGCATAAGCATCATTCTTCCAAATAAAAAAGGGCAAGGCCTCCAAGCAGTTCAACCAACTGCGCGAGCCTTGCCCTTATTTTTTATTTGCTTGCGCCCTAACTGTGAATAAACACCGTTGCGATCGGCTTCCGGTAAGCGACCTTATAGCCGAGTCCCTTCGAGAGCGCAGCGAGCGGCAGATAGGTGACGGAGTTGCCGCCAACCTGCTGCAAGTAAGCAGGTGTTTCCAGCGGCATGGATTGGCCGTTCACTTTCATCGTTGACGCGCCAATCGTGAAGGCGACTTTATTGCTGCCGGATGTAACCGTTGCGGTACGCGTTCTACCGTCCCAGGCGAGAGTTGCACCCAGCGCAGTCGCGATATCGCGCATCGGCAGGAACGTCGTGTTGTTCTTAAGAACAGGCTTGTTGGCACCTGTCAAATCTTTTCCGTTCACCACGACACGAAGCGGCGCACCTTCTTGAAGCGGTGCCGGATCGCGGTAATCGCCCCAGATGCCTGTCGCAAACTGGCGTCCCATGACATCGTAGCCGGACTGCTTCGGATGGATATCACCTTTCAATATATTCGTATAGGTAAATTCGTTCCCAAGGAACGGATCAGCTACATCGACCATACGCACATCGAACCCTTCTTGCTTCAGCTTCGCAGCTAGTGCTTCGTCCAGCGATCTCAGCTTGTCGACGCCGTTGGTCAATACTTTGTACTGTTCTTCTGTAATTGCCTTGT
This window harbors:
- a CDS encoding stalk domain-containing protein, with the protein product MSEGKTAAVSFAAQAAPVPAPQAKVNQPLHIVAVGDSLTAGYELGMTVTSIPYGYVERVYEQALYRGNADLNNYGIIALKTTGLKGLLDAAAAGKSVTAEQIQPNLSTYPLAEETVAKSAQLVSDLKKADLVVMTIGGNDFLSLFNEIKDESLSADQLKSRLDSHLDSYIPTLESSLRTILSLNPKATLVFADQYLPVPAPSIINKAITEEQYKVLTNGVDKLRSLDEALAAKLKQEGFDVRMVDVADPFLGNEFTYTNILKGDIHPKQSGYDVMGRQFATGIWGDYRDPAPLQEGAPLRVVVNGKDLTGANKPVLKNNTTFLPMRDIATALGATLAWDGRTRTATVTSGSNKVAFTIGASTMKVNGQSMPLETPAYLQQVGGNSVTYLPLAALSKGLGYKVAYRKPIATVFIHS